From a region of the Deltaproteobacteria bacterium genome:
- a CDS encoding GYF domain-containing protein — protein sequence MKFRCESCGQKYSLPDERVAGKTLKIRCRKCGQTLRITGKPLAAPAPTLEEEQEATRAMPASQLKAALSQTRESSGVVRGLAPEGTRRASGTEPGGAATPPPPPASALEASSVEAPAEAWFAVISGKQEGPMDLAALRAAVVAGRIGRKTYVWSEEIDDWRPIASVPRLRPLLDEVEPPPPPAGPHVAAGTLQMRSEEIAAAEADARAKASGLPEGADASLAAAIEQATEAALAGGLDEAPEGDPSEGPWAETEAESEDIPISSFEDSIPPGQDAIGEALEEEEEVDPFAAVPDGPEVKEPRETTEMFILASGVNKRRSPIRIAAALLALVGFLGGMGYLLTLGGVDLKGLVPGRSKSEDRGTREAGPVDEERAQRIREQMLGADKPPPAETSTGGALRITARRPKEAADPVGDEPVKEKEERKVEELSAADKAAVAALYGERKTQVQIKVKAKDSKEGVDSVESPIEPEVVARKIGESSKAFQSCVQQELRRNPGFAGGRVTLTVTVLPSGIVSSAAISDKSIHVSDVGVCIRRSIKRAVFPSYGGDGPVDFEVPLVLSTGY from the coding sequence ATGAAGTTTCGCTGCGAGTCCTGCGGACAGAAGTACTCCCTCCCGGACGAGAGGGTCGCCGGCAAGACGCTGAAGATCCGCTGCCGCAAGTGCGGGCAGACCCTGCGGATCACCGGCAAGCCGCTGGCCGCGCCGGCGCCGACCCTGGAGGAGGAGCAGGAGGCCACCCGGGCGATGCCCGCCTCCCAGCTGAAGGCCGCGCTGAGCCAGACGCGCGAGAGCAGCGGCGTGGTCCGCGGCCTCGCCCCCGAGGGTACCCGCCGCGCCTCGGGGACGGAGCCCGGTGGTGCCGCGACGCCGCCGCCACCGCCGGCCTCGGCGCTGGAGGCCTCGTCGGTCGAGGCGCCCGCGGAGGCCTGGTTCGCCGTCATCTCCGGCAAGCAGGAGGGCCCGATGGATCTCGCGGCCCTGCGCGCCGCGGTGGTGGCGGGGAGGATCGGGCGGAAGACCTACGTCTGGAGCGAGGAGATCGACGACTGGCGGCCCATCGCCAGCGTCCCCCGGCTGCGGCCGCTCCTCGACGAGGTGGAGCCCCCTCCGCCGCCCGCCGGCCCCCACGTCGCGGCGGGCACCCTGCAGATGCGCAGCGAGGAGATCGCCGCCGCCGAGGCCGACGCCCGCGCGAAGGCCTCCGGCCTGCCGGAGGGCGCCGACGCGAGCCTCGCCGCCGCCATCGAGCAGGCGACCGAGGCGGCGCTGGCCGGCGGCTTGGACGAGGCGCCGGAGGGCGACCCCTCGGAGGGTCCCTGGGCCGAGACCGAGGCCGAGTCCGAGGACATCCCGATCTCCAGCTTCGAGGACTCCATCCCACCCGGTCAGGATGCGATCGGGGAGGCGCTCGAGGAGGAGGAGGAGGTCGACCCCTTCGCCGCGGTGCCCGACGGCCCCGAGGTGAAGGAGCCCCGGGAGACCACCGAGATGTTCATCCTGGCCTCCGGGGTGAACAAGCGGCGTAGCCCGATCCGGATCGCGGCGGCGCTCCTGGCCCTCGTGGGCTTCCTCGGCGGGATGGGCTACCTGCTCACCCTCGGCGGCGTCGACCTGAAGGGCCTGGTCCCGGGGAGGAGCAAGAGCGAGGACCGGGGGACCCGCGAGGCGGGGCCGGTGGACGAGGAGCGGGCGCAGCGCATCCGGGAGCAGATGCTCGGAGCGGACAAGCCGCCCCCCGCCGAGACCTCCACGGGGGGAGCGCTGCGGATCACCGCCCGGCGCCCGAAGGAGGCGGCCGATCCCGTCGGGGACGAGCCGGTCAAGGAGAAGGAGGAGCGCAAGGTCGAGGAGCTCAGCGCGGCCGACAAGGCCGCGGTGGCCGCCCTCTACGGGGAGCGCAAGACCCAGGTCCAGATCAAGGTGAAGGCCAAGGACTCGAAGGAGGGGGTCGACTCGGTCGAGAGCCCCATCGAGCCGGAGGTGGTGGCGCGGAAGATCGGGGAGTCGAGCAAGGCCTTCCAGAGCTGCGTGCAGCAGGAGCTGCGCCGCAACCCGGGCTTCGCCGGTGGGCGGGTCACGCTCACCGTCACCGTCCTGCCCAGCGGGATCGTGAGCTCGGCGGCCATCAGCGACAAATCGATCCATGTGTCAGACGTAGGGGTCTGTATCCGACGCTCGATCAAGCGGGCGGTCTTCCCCAGCTACGGGGGAGATGGGCCCGTGGACTTCGAGGTTCCCCTCGTACTCTCCACTGGATACTGA
- a CDS encoding DUF5683 domain-containing protein, whose protein sequence is MHTDPRAPGTAAVLSLVVPGVGQIYNGDFLRGIFWLIITPGFWIGSGGLLGWVCHLVAAYTAYHRADAHR, encoded by the coding sequence ATGCACACCGACCCCCGAGCCCCTGGAACCGCCGCCGTCCTCTCCCTCGTCGTTCCGGGGGTCGGGCAGATCTACAACGGTGACTTCCTCCGGGGCATCTTCTGGCTGATCATCACGCCGGGCTTCTGGATCGGCAGCGGCGGGCTCCTGGGCTGGGTCTGCCACCTGGTGGCGGCCTACACCGCCTACCACCGGGCCGACGCTCACCGCTGA